The following is a genomic window from Mya arenaria isolate MELC-2E11 chromosome 4, ASM2691426v1.
TTCCCTTTTGCAAATGACTGTAAATAGATGGCAGAAGCTGATGCTGCGTTTATAACTTCATATCCCAACAATTGCCCCTGGAgctatttcaaataaaatgctTGTGATTTGCATTAAACATACTAAAACTATTATTACTAACAGGTTTTAAaaatctatatatttaaaactgtttttaatagttaatatattaagtcaaaataatataagaatgtcatacaaaattgtgtttgtttaaaatgcatcTATATGCAATAGGTGTTCTCAGTTTCTTTTGCGCTTGATTATGGATGATTATCTGATAAATATTGCAGGGCGAGACATCATATGTCAGAGTAAAGGAGGACACAGGCAGTCGTGGAggcggcggtggtggtggtggtggtggcagCTACGGCCGGTCTCGGAGCAGGAGTCCAACACCTGGAAGACGCACACGGGGCTCGCCAAGATACTCGCCCATGAGATCAAGATCACGCTCACCTTACTAATCACAATATCAGACCTTTCAAGACCATATTTCATTTCCTTGCGTATTAAAAATCcaatttttattacaaagtaTTTTGATGATCATGTTGTGTAacgtttataatgtatttttctaCTGTTGTGAAAGCCCAGTTTAGTGGCAACCAAACAGTCTTTACACAGATAATATTGgatgtaatatttcattgtaaatgtACTCTGAGCCTGGTCTTAATCTGGCTATTAAGTGCAATGACAAATGTGACTTAATTATCATCCTAATCATTGACTGGAAAGCGAATGGTATGCTGTGAAGAGCATCAAAATAGTATAAATGTggatgtgtttgtattgttcaattaacattttcaatatcacAGATAGCAGATAATATCTTGCTTTATGATGTAATTTTGTACTCTATATAGTATTCAGAGCCTTGATTGTCATTAAATCTTTGTCATATGATGTAAATTTTCTTTCACAACTTAACATTACTTGTTGACTCGATGCTTCTTATTACTTCTTTTAGAAGTTCTGTTTTAATAacgtttattatttacattataaagGGCACATGGATCAGGCCTTAGGATCCACAGGAGCCCACGCATAAGGATGGGATCTCCAAAGGGATTAAGAAATTTTGGATTTAACTGGATCTCCTACTTTCatatttggattttggaatggATTATTTGGCCTTGGATATGGAGGGTAGTACTAAGATTTAAACACTTGGACCTTCTGATGGATCCCTTGGAAATATAAGCTGAGgatttaaaatctaaatttgGACCTCGGATATTAATGACTTTCATGATAAGTATGCCTTAACTTAATGATTAGGAAACACGCCccagaaatgattatttttggaTATGACCAGGATAGGAATAATTTTGGATATGACCAGGATAAGATTTGAGGATAACGATCAAATGGAGCTCCAGGAAGGAATAACTGTTCCTGGAATTCTTAGGATTTCCAGTAGCTGCACATAGGATAAGGAATAAATAGGATAAGATTACACAAGATTGGAAAAATATACCCTTATCATCACATGGTCAGGATGGAAATGGgattttttttggattgttctgtaatggaaaaatatttgtttcaaaaatgcaTGTATCCTTAGCATCTGGCAAGTAATTAAAAGATTGGGACTCATggattttattttaaggatataATTCCAAAGACTACCCTTGGATCTAACAGGATTTAAGGATACAAATTCTTTGGATATATAGGGGGATGAGTGAttgtttctgtaaaaaaatactgtaagaaaagaaataatgatGGATGGAAATCCTAGTTTTCTTAGGACTGAATCATTTCCCCTTTAACTTTTGTTCTGGATCTTGGCCAAGGATCTAATGGATATTAATTCAAATTCATGCTCTTTACCATGAGTACTCGACTTCCCCAAAATTCAACTTCGACAAGAATtccaacattttttatttgattttgggGAACACGGGTACTGGTAAAGGTATGGAGTTTTCAGCTTGGAAATGGAAATCTCTGGAATTGTAAAACTAGGATTAGGACTAGAGGAGAAAATTGGAGCTGTCTTTTATCTTGTCATGGTCAAGGCAGGAATTGCTCCACATAAAGTCTGGTGACCATCGTAAGTATTTGTCTGAAATTCAGTGAAACATTCCCTGTGTTTGTTCTTCGTAGTTTTTTTCCTCCATACCATAATGATTTTACTGTTACTTGCATTCTTGTTACTTGTAGATACCCCTGgttttgtaaaatgattttaacaacTAACAGCGATGAGACTATGTGTCTAACCCATTAGTTTTAACATCACACATTTCTGTTTCATTGATCATCCTATTTCATTCTGTGTATCAACTCATTATTCTTCGTGCAGAAGCAAAATAAAGTCTAAACTAAAATGCTAGTTCGTTAAATGGttcttgaaacattttaaacaagaatattaGACATGATTTGAATATGGTACTTATAGTGAAGTTTATGGGTAGTTGGTTCACTTTGTAGGAATCAGTCACAAAATGAATTGCCTAAATTCAAAGTGATGGATTTACAAACGTTAACCGTGTGAGTCCAGTCTAGGGAAGTTGCTCACCTGGCTTATTTGATTGAGAAAAGGGCTTATCAGTCCAGGAAATTGAACCAGTCAATTAAACTGCACTTGGTAGGCCATTCTGCTGAGCAATTAACAGTTGatgtaattttctgtttcttGTACTGACCAATATTGTAGTTTGTGATCTTTATATTCAGGATTTCAGTTTGTTTGTACTAAATGAACGTCAAAATATTTCGAATTTAAATGCGGACTGTTTAAGAGCCAAAACTTAAAACTACAAATActtacaaaattataaaaatattattatattgattattgaGTCAGGTAAGTTAGAGAGTCTTAAGTTTATATTTAGCTtgtgaaattaagaaaaagtaGGGAAAACCAACATATAAAATGTCCTAAAATGTATGCCAATCATATATAGAGATGTTTTGAAGTCATAAGCCTAACAGCGACAATGATAATGACGATTGAGCGGATAAAATAAGTAGTGGTTTTAATGTTACATGTACCTtaagatataaaaagaaaaaggaGAAATGAAAATTGCAATTGTGCAAATATGTTGTTCATGTCTCCTTGCAATCAATGCCAATGCATTAAAGATACAAATACATAGGAAATGGATGTAACTGCTGATAAGGAGTGTTTGTTTGTAATATAAGAAGTCTAACCTCTCAGAATCTCGTATCACGTGCGACATTTTctatgttttgaaattgaacatgaatgtgttttgtttgtcagaaatgtagattttgtTGGTGATAATTTTTGGTGTAACATACTCTTCGATGAGTTGTCAACTTGTTCCATGTCACACAGCTTTAAGTTTTTCTCGTGCTATTGGAAGAATGCaagtaatttgtatttcatatttatttttaaggtcGGTCACTATATACGAGATTCAGATTTCAAACTGAGGCATCTTATTATTAAATAGAATAGAATAAAACGGAAAAACACCAACATTTAAATAAGTATGAACTTcatattttactaaaaataaaaattataaactattgtaaatttttaaactattgtaatgtaaatgtaaattgttttaattacaaaGATTTTGTGCTGTTCAACTAGGCCTATAATTTTTCTTTCATATACATTCAAAAGAACCATTCATTTCGGTATTAAGGAGGTATTGACTCGATTCAAAAGGTATCATATAAATCTTTTTCCAtgacattgttttcttttcctttttacGGACCTTgaattagtttatatatttccATGACCGTTGTTTATTGCCGTATAATATTGCTAGGAGGTACCAAAAGAGTTCGAGCAAAACCttaaaatataacactttcCTGGAAATAGGGTATAAAGCCTCTACCATGAGCCGTCGGGGAAGATAGCTACATCCTTACCCTTGTTATGGATAATTTGTGGTAAACCTCGACTCCGTTTAATATCCTATGCGTTCGATATATCAATATCTAGcttctgatgaatgagaatgggtTTAGGATACAACTTCCACTCTGACCAATGAACTCtgaatataacacaccactgagggttaaatgacattataaggaaCAGCCAGTCAGCCCctgaaggtgtatatggaccaaggcattatattttttatattataccgaatattaatatataccttacataaatgtgttcCTTCTATGTGTATAAAGTTGATTGGTCCGTAAATcgatgtataataaaaaaaaaatccagtcaGAGGTCCATATCGTGGTTTTGGCCGCTCCAGACCaggcaaaaaatataatatggaccgctgacgtcatataatattgaccgctgacgtcataaaactggtgagggctgcttgcaattttcacaacaacttttttttttttaaagtaaacattatcagatagtaaaacacatcaaagcgctttaagatatttaaatggtaaaaaagtgtTCGGTTAAATGTGGTAATGGCATTTGCCTTGCCTTGaagagttttaaaattaaaaaagggaaAACTCCTATACACCTGCATATTATTCGGTCCGCTGAGTGAACTGGTGAAAATACAAGTGTCAACATTTAAGAGGAGATGGTGGCTGCTGTGTTAGAGAGACACCTCATTTTTaactctactggccaaaggcaaGAAGAGCTAATgcaatggtaatgtgtacggcgtatgtgcgtctgtaaacagttgcatgtgaacacaatacagtcttcagtttcgattgtatctcgatgaaatttgtacagtagttagatatccatCAGAACTCGggtcctttcgaaaaccagccagatctgcccatgcatgactagattatggccctttgaagtataaaaatgctatttttagctaagtctacATGTATAGCCAAGTCTAGGATTAATGAGAGACAACTTTATTTGGGTTGTGCAGTTGATTGTATGTTGTACTCTATCTTGCCCTTGttgaaagaaatcaaaattacagtttaaaggggttggttgatttttagctctattggccaaaggccatttttagctattttggccacaattgcttgtgaatgtttgttcaaattatgcccctgggatcattactggccacgcccccgggttcacaggtttggtatacttaaattgggatatgtttgaaaatctttttgtctgaaactgCCAGGCagacccttgctattttgattAAGGCATAATTTAGTGTCTGCTGCCATGGTTGTTCGAATTATGCCCCTGGGATCAAAactggccctgccccgggggtcacaagtttcctagagacttataagaaaaactttcaaagtcttcttgttttaaaccacaaggctcatatcTTTggtatttgttgtggagcatcatgtGATGACCCtctagcaaaacagttgaaatgaTGCCCCTGGGGCCAAAGCTGGCCTcaccccttttgacctactttatttttatttttaaagctacagcaatgaattTCGGACCATGtatacagttttgcaaacgagcatcaatgttgtcctcggatgaccttgtCCTCgcatgaccttgactgtgaccttttgacctactttcttatttttgaagctacaacaataaaatttggaccatgtgtacagttttgcaaacaagaatcaatgttgtcctcggatgatcTTGACCGTGACCTTTTGacacacttttttaattttaaagctacagcagtGAAATTTTgatatgagtacagttttgataAGAAGTACTTTATTTCCCCGGATGATCTTGACCgtgcacatattaaaatagttcatgcaactaatctgcttacagcactttctgtcctcagatgttgaatgcGCAAGGTTTTCAGCTAACCgaaacacaaaacatgaactatatgtttgttgcctattgcccatacatacatgctctggattgaaaatgtcCACAAgggccatgccagtagagcataggcccccATTGGCCTCTTGTTTTACGTTTATACTCTGTCAAATATGCATGTTAAGAGTATTGATTCAACATCCCTCACTTAGTCGAGTGaagatatcatttttattaaaccatAGTTGTGAAACAGAGAATGATCATGGATAGTGTACggaataaatttatttacatgtttaattaaattacttTCTGTTACGAACTTCAACGTCTTGGTACAAAACCGCATTCAGTCCTAATTAGCCTTTTGCAAAGGAAAACTTCCAAACGTCAAAGCCACTGTTAAGTGTCACTAGTATTTGAATAATATCTCCAgtcgtttatttttttaattggtcTGTAACCATTAACTGATGAAGTTCGTAACAGGAAATATGCGTGTTCGAGGATCACTTATTTTCGTGGCTAGGGCGACCTGATTAAGATCCCTGTTGGTTCACGTctaatttaaaagtgtttacaATTAACTTTTGCCCATCTGACTTTAAAGGTGCACAATGTAGGCTgacgcatttttttttaaattttaatgcagtAAGGTAACtgatttgacttaaatgatcaaaacaaaaaaggatatgatttatgtacaggtaaaaacataaaatccaTTATAACTAATTAAAGCTACGTGGCCACGAAGTctctaaacatatttttatatgtgcacaaacattttttgtttgtttagttttggtcatttaagtcaaaagagtttaatataataatgcaatcaaataaaaaatgcatttatcaaatgttacctatagtgtgtccctttaagggttaaaactatcaaattgttaaaatgttatgatggtagttttatcatttgaatatctACACTTGCATACAAATTTCGTGGCACATGGCTTTATTGGTACTTACTATAATTGAAGTAAGACTGAAAAACAGGACATTGCCACTCAAATCGGTACCTCTCACACTCATAATTAACATACattctttttatatcaaaatatattttattttaacaacagGGACTGAAAAACAGGACACGGTCACTCAGATCTGAACCTCtcacgaaaaaaataattaacaattattctgtatatattaaatatacgTTATTACAACAACAGGGCAGACTTTAACAGTTTCGAACGACGATGGCTTCCATAAACTTCTATCTCCGATACTTTGCTAtctttttatttgtatcaaagcTGTCATATGGTTATCAGTCGTTGCAACGTGTAATAGAACGATTAGATGATGTGGAAGAAGAGTTGAAGGAAACCAGTCAAGATCTTCAAGATCTCAAAGAGGATTTGAGACGAGAGAGAAGATACAGACGGGAGGACGTTAAAGAAATATTCGAAGTGCTAAAGAAATTACAGGAAGCAAATACTACAGGTTCTGTTAAAGATATACAAGGACATGAAGATGTAAACACATGCTCAACGTGTATTGAACATGAATCACTATCAAAAGACAACCTCTTAGTGGTACTGTTAAATGCGTTCAAGCGggaaaaacaaatcaatggaCATTTGCAGAACAAACTTTTAAACCTTCAAAACAACCTTAAAGagacaattgcatttttttcagagGAAACTGTAAACATCATTGCGGAAGAAAAATGTTCTCTTCATACATTCAGAGATCGATTGAACGACAATGTTACAGTGATGGTACGTGGTATTGAAGAAAGACTTATGTCACAACTAGACCAAGAGAAGACGTCAATATGGACAACGATTTCTGAAGTTAATGCCGACTTAACGGCAATAAATGATTCATGCTATAGTGAAAATTGGCGATGCTTTGAAGACATTTCCAATCAGACAAAGGGACTAGATACTTTGCGAGCAAACCGGTTTGATCAGATGAATGGCCGTTCAAAGGCTATCCCCAAACCTACATCATGTGATCAAGTGATGTCAAACAAAGGCCAAGTACATGATATTTACTTGCAAGAAATCAATCAAACGGTTCCAGTTTTCTGTGACGTGGATATAGACGGCGGTGGATGGATTGTATTTCAGAGAAGGAAATACGGTTCAGAAGATTTCGACCGTGCATGGGAAGATTACAAACTTGGATTTGGGCACCTGAAGAATGACTTCTGGTGGGGCAATGAAAAACTGCATCTTATGACAAGGGGAAAGCCAAGGGAGCTCCGCATTGATTTGGAGGATTTCGATGGAAACGAAGCCTTCGCAAAATATTCTTCATTTCGAATTCTTTCCGAGGAACATAACTATAAGCTTGAAGTGTGTGGATATAGCGGCTCGGCAGGCGATGCGTTGGACTACGATGGAGATGATACATGGATTCATAATGGACAGGAGTTTTCTACACGTGACAAAGATAATGATAAAGCATCGGGCTCTTGTGCGAACATTTATGAAGGTGGATGGTGGTTCAATGAGTGTTTTGGtgcttttttaaatggaaaatattttataaatggaCAGAGACAGGGCAGAGACAGGTGGCAAGGTATTCTCTGGCATCCATTCAGCATAAAGTCGTCCCTGAAGTTTGCTGAAATGAAGATCCGATGAAAGGAGCGACACAGTCCAACgaacttaaaataattacatggtTAATTTAACTGTTCAGTCGagccccgttggctcgaactcgcttggttcGATATCTCTGTTGGTTAAAACTGGATGTTAAGAACCGATTTTCTTCTTCTACGGAATATAACTCAGTTTCAATTTATCTTCGGTGATTGTATTCATCTTGGTCTACGGGTGACTTCCGCAGTTTATTTGTGACACCTTAATCAGAGGGATAAAAGAGACTAACTTCAAAGTGAATGCAAATGTCTAGCAGAAAAGTGAAATAGAATGCTTTACATAAGTTTCTTTCGGTCCGTTTTTTAGTTATTCCTAAAACGTGGCCAAATTATGGCACAACCGTGGCCGATCTCCGAAACGACCCCACCATCGTGGCTATACAGAGATT
Proteins encoded in this region:
- the LOC128231731 gene encoding angiopoietin-1-like; protein product: MASINFYLRYFAIFLFVSKLSYGYQSLQRVIERLDDVEEELKETSQDLQDLKEDLRRERRYRREDVKEIFEVLKKLQEANTTGSVKDIQGHEDVNTCSTCIEHESLSKDNLLVVLLNAFKREKQINGHLQNKLLNLQNNLKETIAFFSEETVNIIAEEKCSLHTFRDRLNDNVTVMVRGIEERLMSQLDQEKTSIWTTISEVNADLTAINDSCYSENWRCFEDISNQTKGLDTLRANRFDQMNGRSKAIPKPTSCDQVMSNKGQVHDIYLQEINQTVPVFCDVDIDGGGWIVFQRRKYGSEDFDRAWEDYKLGFGHLKNDFWWGNEKLHLMTRGKPRELRIDLEDFDGNEAFAKYSSFRILSEEHNYKLEVCGYSGSAGDALDYDGDDTWIHNGQEFSTRDKDNDKASGSCANIYEGGWWFNECFGAFLNGKYFINGQRQGRDRWQGILWHPFSIKSSLKFAEMKIR